The Canis lupus familiaris isolate Mischka breed German Shepherd chromosome 7, alternate assembly UU_Cfam_GSD_1.0, whole genome shotgun sequence nucleotide sequence GTGACCTGAAGATCTCCTCCTTTTGACTGAGGGGAGTCCCAGCAGGTGCACCACTGATGTTCTGTCTACATCTGACCTGCTGGTGACCTGCGCTGCCTCCAAACTGTACTCGGTCAGCAGGGCTCCTTGCCAAGGCTCTGCTTCCTATCATTTCCTGTGTTGGTGAGTTTTATTAGGGTGCTGTGGCAAGAACCAGGATGGAGAGCAGGCAAAGGCTAAGAACCCACTTAATGTAATAACCCTGCAACCCCAAGCATATGCACAGTGCTTTCCCTCTGCAGAGCATTTTCCACTCGTCGTGGGTATGTGAGGAAGCCTGGGGTAGATAAGGGAGGTTGACCTGGATTCCCTTTCGCCCTCCCCCTCCTGAGACTTGGTGGCCCTTGGACGACacactattctttttctttttttttgccacgaggtgtgttttattttcattaatcatACAAATAATTTGCTATGATATCCCAGGGCAAACTGGAGAATTTGGCAGTCCGACTGAGGGAGGTCCCCTCAGAAACCCACAAGGCCGGTGGTGTCGGCATGGAGTGCCCAGGTTCACGGTGCAGCCTGTTGCTCGTGTCCATCTTGCGGGTGGCTCTTCCTCCACATCACGACTGGGGTGTCTCGAAGATGACAGGGGTGGGGAATCCTATAGGTTCTAGGAAATCtcactctgcttctcctgctcaaTGGTCTCTTTGGTTGGCAGGGTGTTCTCCTGCGTCTCCATTTTCTTCAGCTTGGCCTTGTCGAAGCTGGCGATTTCCCCCATGTCTGGCTTGTCTGCCATTTTCTTAAAGCGATCCGAGAAGTTCCGCTGTGAGCCCGGCACCTGCTGCTCCCACTCATGTTGTTGCAGCAAGAGACACTGGACACACTATTCTGACAACTCTTTCTCATGTTTGAATTGCCCCCCTTCCAATACAGCTTAGCTCCTCGCTTCCCACAAATGGGGGAACCTTCCTTCCCTGGGGACCTGTTTGTCTGTAAGGCTGCCCAGTCTGTCCTCATCATCATGCAGAGAGCTTTTTACACGAAAGTGACAGGATTGGAAAATAAATTGTGTAGGGCAGAAAGATGGCCGGCTCAGGGGCCAGCCCACTGCCTCAGGAAGGCATGCAGGAGACGgggtgaggagggaagagggggataACCTGGCAGCCCGAACTTGACAGGAATCTGGGGTTCTTTCCCTTCCACCAGACTTAGACCCATCTCACATTGACTGGCATCCTCTCCATCAGCATACACTCCTGCCCTGTGCTGTGCATTTGTGTGTCTTCCTGTTGCCTTGGAAGTGATGGGGACACGTGGTCCCTGACATTGCATCTCCTTAATGATGAATACGTTGAGCAGCTTGTCAGGTGCCTGCTgctcatttgcatatcttctccAGAGAAATGTctatgttaaaccaaccttgcattcctgggacaGATTCCCACCTGGTCATGGTGCGGAATCCTTTTTCCATGTCGGAGGATTGGATTTGCTCATACTCTGATGAGTTTTTGTGCTTAGAGTCTTATTTAATAGTGATAATAAGCCTCTGAGATCAGGGTCCTCATGAAGAGACTGACTCAAGGTAGGCAGGGTGCCTGGGACTGCATGGTGTCAGAAACCCACCAGGAATGCAAGACTTCAAATATAGTTAGTCTTGGGCTTCTCTTGCCTGTCTTCTTGGTGTAGATAACCAGCAGTTGGTTTCATTTACTGGGGTTGTGGTCCCTGTTTGAAACCTCACTGTTACTGCTTAGATTGAAAATTCCCAGAGGGTGGTCTCACTAATGCTCTTGTCTCATGGCCATACAGTTAGGACTTAACTTTGGATGATAATGAAACTTATATCCTTGATGGTTATTGATTGATTATAAATGTGTCCTTGTTTCTTTGTGGATTCAGGAGCATTACACAACAGGGACATATGTGTGATGCTTTCCTGTTTGAGTACTCCGCATTTGCTGTGCCCAAATAATAAAGCCTTAAGAAAGGCCGTAGGATAGAAGGGTGCATGTCTGTAGTGCCCGCCTGAAAGCCTCCCTTAGATGTCCCTATCATACCCGCTGGCCAGGCGCTCATCTGGTGTCGTCCTCTACCTGAACTGTATGCCCCGTCAtacattcctctctctctcattcctatATAGCGACTAGTTCATCAAAGACTATAATCACTGAGAATTTACTGACAGAATCTCAGCATcaaatcttttgctttttctgtctcttataTGTGAGCATATGTTTCACATTGAGGTGTCTGCACTTAGAGACCTAGCAAAGCTCTGGGGCAGCTCCAGAGGGTGAGAAGGGGACACATGGGCAGACAATTACCTGAAATACTGGCAGATACCTCCAAACGCTTCGGAACTCTCATTGTCTACACGGAACTCAGCTGCTTTATGCATGTCAGGGTGATTCATCCTTGCTTTCTCTGATCACCTTCACTCCTGCCCTAGTGTAAAATGGGAAGGAGGGGTGACCGTTCATTTTAATGTCAGGCAGAGCCCAACATCCCTGAGAATTTATcttctgcaaaacaaaaccatttattAAATTACAAAGACAAATGAAATTGCTTTTTGGATTATCTGTTTTTGCTGATTATTTGTGCTGCCTCTCCAATAATGGGGTTATTTGGGAGTATTTGGGACTTGCCTGTGTATTAATTGATTAAATAATCATGTGTATGTACAAATAGAATGCAagagtgtatgtatgtatgtattgtgGTTTTCTCAGTTTTAAATCCAAAGGCCATTGCCTAATTTTGTGATCTAACAACACTGTGACTTGGATAATGAACAGAATGTATTGGGGCAGGCTTGTATTACCAGTAAAAACCATCTGCCTGCATGTTTGTAATTGAGAAAAGCAATATTTAGTTTCTGCTGTGGGCCCAgaatacttttttccccttagtcctgtttttttcattttaatagcttTGTTGAGGTATATTTGATATGCAGTCAAAATGTACACACATGGAGTATGTACCTCAATGTGTTTTGACATACATTTACATCTGTGACACTTGCTACCATCAAGATAACAAACATACTTGTCACCCCCAAGTGCACCTTtagtctctctcttctcccccaccTCAGGGAACTTTCCTGGGGGATCCTTTCACTGTAGATTGGCTCACGTCTGTACTTCTGTGTCCTGCACTGTGACCTCTTTTCTTGTCTGACTTCTGTCACTCAACACAGTCATTTGAGGCTGCCCAGTCTTGTACAGATCAGCTGTGTGTTCCTTTTCCTTGCCAAGCAGTAGTTCATTCTGTGGGTCATCTGTGTGTCTGTTCCCCCATTGATGGATAACTTgagtattacaaataaaactgctctGAATGTTCATGCATAAGACCTTATATGGACCCCAGGGGAGAACAGTGGTGTCATGGGCTAGGTGTATGTTTAACTGTTTTCCCAAGTggttttacaattttatattcccactagcaattGTCAGAAGTTCCAGTTGATCTGCACTCCCACCAGCATTGTGTACCGTCAGTCTCTGGCAGGCGTGTAGTGCTATCCTACTGTGGTTCTTATCAGCACATCCCTGATGCCTGATGGTGGTCAGCATTGTGTGTGTGCCTATTTACCATGCATGTGTCCTCTTTAGGGACCTGTTCATTCAggcattttgttcatttttttaaaagatt carries:
- the LOC119872562 gene encoding thymosin beta-10-like translates to MADKPDMGEIASFDKAKLKKMETQENTLPTKETIEQEKQSEIS